One Paroedura picta isolate Pp20150507F chromosome 3, Ppicta_v3.0, whole genome shotgun sequence genomic window carries:
- the ST6GALNAC2 gene encoding alpha-N-acetylgalactosaminide alpha-2,6-sialyltransferase 2, translating into MGSPRWKKLCFLLLIGLTFSVVLYGHYYTALDSSPGPSTAARLLQQQTADLAPAEILRSARNHGLTRENSVKRGTPTKGSHKQENMNPTKKSSLCHWSLKSKVKMDLTFGKQFDFDIPVLLWEQHFTPDTWGRLKERSVPYGWHGLSYEVIASTVRLLNDSANSRLFTKTRPPNSCIRCAVVGNGGILNGSRQGKDIDAHDFVFRLNGAVIKGFEEDVGTKTSFYGFTVNTMKNSLLAYAEYGFTQIPQGKDLRYIFIPSDIRDYLMIKSAVLGIPVPEGYDQGDEPQKYFGSEISVGKFKLLHPDFLHYLKERFLRSEIINTQFGYLYMPSTGAIMLLTALHTCDQVSAYGFITENYQQFSDHYYEREKKPLVFYANHDMLLESELWKRLHHVGIMKLYQH; encoded by the exons ATGGGGTCTCCTCGGTGGAAGAAGCTGTGCTTTTTGTTACTAATCGGGCTCACGTTTTCCGTCGTCCTCTATGGGCATTACTACACCGCTCTGGATTCTTCCCCGGGTCCCAGTACTGCGGCTAG GCTGCTTCAGCAGCAGACAGCTGACCTAGCACCAGCAGAAATACTCCGAAGTGCCAGGAACCATGGTTTGACCAGAGAAAATAGTGTAAAGAG AGGGACCCCAACCAAGGGATCACATAAACAAGAAAATATGAATCCTACCAAGAAG TCTAGTTTGTGCCACTGGTCATTAAAGTCCAAAGTGAAGATGGACCTCACATTTGGGAAGCAGTTCGATTTTGACATTCCAGTACTGCTGTGGGAGCAGCACTTCACCCCAGACACTTGGGGCAGACTGAAGGAACGCAGCGTCCCCTATGGCTGGCATGGGTTGTCGTATGAAG TGATCGCTTCCACAGTGCGGCTCCTCAATGACTCTGCCAACAGCAGGCTCTTTACCAAGACCAGGCCCCCTAACAGCTGCATCCGCTGTGCTGTGGTGGGCAATGGGGGAATTCTGAATGGATCCCGCCAAGGCAAGGACATAGATGCTCATGACTTTGTCTTCAG GCTCAACGGAGCAGTGATCAAAGGCTTTGAGGAAGATGTTGGGACAAAGACCTCCTTTTATGGTTTTACTGTAAACACTATGAAGAATTCTCTTCTTgcttatgcagaatatggcttcACCCAAATACCACAGGGCAAG GACCTCCGGTACATTTTCATTCCCTCAGATATACGTGATTACCTCATGATCAAATCTGCAGTGCTGGGCATCCCAGTTCCAGAAGGTTACGACCAAGGGGATGA GCCACAGAAATACTTTGGCTCTGAAATATCCGTAGGCAAGTTCAAGCTGCTGCACCCAGATTTCCTGCACTATCTCAAGGAGAG GTTTTTAAGATCTGAAATAATAAATACTCAATTTGGGTATCTCTACATGCCCAGCACTGGTGCCATCATGCTTCTAACAGCTTTGCACACCTGTGACCAG GTGAGTGCCTATGGGTTCATCACGGAAAACTACCAGCAGTTCTCCGACCACTACTACGAGCGTGAGAAAAAGCCCTTGGTGTTCTACGCCAACCATGACATGCTGTTAGAGTCTGAACTGTGGAAACGTTTGCATCATGTTGGCATCATGAAGCTGTATCAGCACTGA